A region from the Dendropsophus ebraccatus isolate aDenEbr1 chromosome 1, aDenEbr1.pat, whole genome shotgun sequence genome encodes:
- the LCTL gene encoding lactase-like protein, whose amino-acid sequence MITYFNDFANLCFDKYGDRVKYWITFNNPWSIAVEGYETGEHAPGLKLKGTGVYTAAHHLIKAHARVWHSYNKHWRSRQKGMIGISLTTEWGEPVDISSQKDIEAAERFMQFNFGWFANPLFNGDYPQIMKEYIGQKSVQQGLEKSRLPIFTSREMAFIKGTSDFLGVGHFTTRYITSRNFPSTQGPSYFTDRDLTELVDPKWPEPESKWLYSVPWGFRKLLNFVKTLYGNPMVLVTENGVSEKMHCAQLCDEWRIQYLKGYTNEMLKAIKDGVQIKGYTAWSLMDKFEWDEGFSERFGLYYVEFKSKHKPRYPKASVQFYKKIIKANGFPNVREVESWHRISTERCSTTNQLLAADPLTSHMEMVTEIVVPTVCTLCILISAVLLMILLRGKS is encoded by the exons ATGATCACTTACTTTAATGATTTTGCTAACTTGTGCTTCGATAAATATGGAGACCGAGTGAAATATTGGATCACGTTCAACAATCCCTGG TCAATCGCTGTTGAAGGATATGAAACAGGAGAACATGCACCAGGCTTGAAGCTAAAGGGGACTGGAGTATATACAGCTGCCCATCACCTTATTAAG GCACATGCCAGAGTATGGCACAGTTATAACAAACATTGGCGAAGCAGGCAGAAAG GAATGATCGGGATTTCGCTGACCACAGAGTGGGGCGAACCAGTGGATATCTCCAGTCAGAAGGACATTGAGGCTGCAGAAAGATTTATGCAATTTAATTTTGGATGGTTTGCAAATCCTCTTTTCAATGGAGACTACCCACAGATCATGAAGGAATATatag GTCAGAAAAGTGTACAGCAGGGTTTGGAGAAATCAAGGCTCCCTATCTTTACCTCTCGGGAGATGGCTTTTATTAAAGGTACAAGTGACTTTCTTGGGGTAGGTCACTTTACCACCAGATATATCACAAGCAGAAACTTCCCATCCACACAAGGGCCAAGTTACTTCACAGATCGAGACCTGACAGAGCTAGTGGACCCCAAGTGGCCTGAGCCAGAGTCAAAGTGGCTGTACTCGGTCCCATGGGGCTTCCGGAAACTGCTAAATTTTGTAAAG ACCCTATATGGAAACCCAATGGTGTTGGTAACAGAGAATGGGGTGTCAGAGAAGATGCATTGTGCCCAGCTGTGTGATGAATGGAGAATACAGTACTTGAAAGGTTACACCAATGAGATGTTGAAAG CCATAAAGGATGGGGTTCAAATCAAGGGGTACACAGCTTGGTCATTAATGGATAAATTTGAGTGGGATGAAGGCTTCTCAGAGAGGTTTGGCCTGTACTATGTTGAATTCAAGAGCAAACACAAACCACGTTATCCAAAGGCATCTGTACAGTTCTACAAAAAGATTATCAAAGCCAATGGATTTCCTAATGTCAGAGAG GTGGAAAGCTGGCACCGTATATCTACTGAGAGGTGTTCTACTACCAACCAGCTCCTAGCTGCAG ACCCACTGACCAGCCACATGGAGATGGTGACAGAGATCGTGGTGCCCACAGTCTGTACGCTGTGCATTCTCATCAGTGCTGTGCTCCTCATGATCCTCCTGCGGGGAAAGAGCTAG